In Daphnia pulex isolate KAP4 chromosome 7, ASM2113471v1, one genomic interval encodes:
- the LOC124198746 gene encoding venom allergen 3-like yields MRFCAFQTLIFYLLAARSNVEAGVCEETIEMEMTQDDIDFIVELHNQLRQRVASGKEYRGSPGPQPPAFYMPDLEWDEELANVASEWAHNCEFQHDPNLRTMQMGQNLAITFNSDQLTTPNWADAAIDQWYSEVENVNCRTVSSLTSLQGANDRNIGHYTQMVWAETTAVGCAAIGYTDDAIPEMPYRILYVCNYSPQGNFIDQPIYDADFSSSDCPEFR; encoded by the exons ATGCGCTTCTGTGCATTTCAAACGTTGATCTTCTATTTGCTG GCTGCCCGTAGTAATGTGGAAGCGGGCGTTTGCGAggaaacaattgaaatggaaatgacGCAAGACGATATTGATTTCATCGTAGAACTTCACAACCAGTTGCGTCAACGAGTGGCGTCTGGCAAAGAATATCGAGGATCACCTGGGCCTCAGCCACCTGCCTTTTACATGCCTGATTTG GAATGGGATGAAGAGTTGGCCAATGTCGCATCGGAGTGGGCCCACAATTGTGAATTTCAACACGATCCGAACCTCCGAA CTATGCAGATGGGTCAAAATCTGGCCATCACTTTCAACTCGGATCAATTGACGACGCCGAATTGGGCCGATGCAGCGATCGACCAGTGGTACTCGGAAGTGGAAAACGTGAACTGTCGTACTGTCTCCAGTTTAAC AAGTCTGCAAGGAGCCAACGACCGGAATATTGGCCATTACACTCAAATGGTTTGGGCGGAAACGACGGCCGTGGGTTGCGCGGCCATTGGATACACGGACGACGCCATACCCGAGATGCCGTACCGAATCCTTTACGTCTGTAATTACAGTCCACAGGGCAACTTTATCGACCAACCGATTTACGACGCCGATTTCTCATCTTCCGACTGTCCGGAATTTCgctaa
- the LOC124198427 gene encoding venom allergen 3-like, whose amino-acid sequence MQSSLFGALLLAVLVFNFPEDSRAQIYLGKSRFLMSPYYFFRTHWPIVSTDVHRQHSSSSSVNWLRNKPKPVFCTPEKTFTGYPVIKQPKQADYLDLRPKEDEKHLILNLHNQLRQKVASGKEKRGSPGPQPAAAFMPNLKWDKKLADSAWEWAKHLAQNRKFETGPEGTPHGQNLGFSILYGTSSRTWDWVIDYEWSYGVNHMNCGSVENFRDSWKPDVMDKNDTHISKPIGRYTQIVWAGTTHVGCAAIGYSFHPGEPVICLEHSGLVRLLYVCNYNPPGNIVGQSVYKVVSSSNHICPNEHRK is encoded by the exons ATGCAATCAAGCCTTTTTGGAGCTCTGCTATTGGCTGTTTTG GTATTCAACTTTCCAGAAGATTCAAGGGCCCAGATTTATTTGGGTAAAAGTCGTTTCCTGATGAGTCCTTATTACTTTTTCCGCACCCATTGGCCAATAGTGTCTACTGACGTTCATCGccaacacagcagcagcagcagtgtgaACTGGTTACGAAACAAACCGAAACCAGTTTTCTGCACACCGGAGAAAACTTTCACGGGATATCCGGTCATTAAACAGCCCAAACAAGCTGATTACTTAGATTTAAGACCTAAGGAAGATGAGAAGCATCTCATTTTGAATCTACACAATCAACTCCGGCAAAAAGTCGCATCCGGCAAGGAGAAACGAGGATCGCCTGGGCCTCAACCGGCAGCTGCTTTCATGCCCAACTTG AAATGGGATAAGAAATTGGCTGATTCCGCCTGGGAGTGGGCAAAACACCTGGCCCAAAACCGAAAATTCGAGACTG GGCCTGAAGGAACTCCTCACGGACAGAATCTTggattttctattctttatgGAACAAGTAGCAGAACTTGGGACTGGGTTATCGATTACGAGTGGTCCTATGGAGTAAACCATATGAACTGTGGGTCAGTTGAAAACTTTAG GGATTCTTGGAAGCCGGATGTGATGGACAAAAATGATACTCATATTTCTAAACCTATCGGTCGTTACACGCAAATAGTTTGGGCCGGGACCACCCACGTCGGATGTGCGGCTATCGGCTACTCGTTTCATCCGGGCGAACCCGTAATTTGTTTGGAACATTCCGGGCTTGTTAGATTATTGTACGTCTGTAATTACAACCCACCCGGTAATATTGTTGGTCAATCGGTCTACAAAGTCGTGTCATCTTCTAATCATATTTGTCCAAACGAACATCGCAAATAG
- the LOC124198747 gene encoding venom allergen 5-like, which translates to MAQRLLALLLSSFLVIQVLRAQQIFYLDGNFFLNPYYYLQPQLLPGFRSGRDNLPLPKEQILYCNTEPSRPIPSSANNVRSNQFQQPYLFRDGEQDSIIDLRATKEDKKLILELHNQLRQKVASERESRGSPGPQPAAISMPNLKWSDELANNAWEWAQNLQYKHEPDPIKYGQNLHMSFSPHSKNMSDWANIINGKDGWFDEVDNMDCANVIKFRSCQTTSGKVIGHYTQMVWAETTHVGCAAIGYYDDYNGYPFTPGQPYKQFYICNYSPRGNAPNKSVYKVDYSSSAYSDCPNQPE; encoded by the exons ATGGCCCAAAGGCTGCTTGCTCTTCTGCTATCGTCTTTTCTG GTTATCCAAGTGCTCAGAGCCcagcaaatattttatttggatGGCAACTTTTTTCTGAATCCGTATTACTATCTCCAACCCCAACTTCTGCCTGGATTCAGGTCCGGCAGAGACAATCTACCTTTACCTAAAGAGCAAATACTTTATTGTAATACGGAACCATCCCGCCCAATACCGTCCAGCGCAAATAACGTCCGATCAAATCAATTCCAACAACCATATTTA TTTAGAGATGGTGAACAGGATAGCATTATAGACCTAAGAGCCACAAAGGAAGATAAGAAACTTATTCTAGAGCTACACAATCAACTCCGTCAGAAAGTTGCGTCAGAACGTGAGAGTCGAGGCTCTCCCGGACCGCAACCAGCTGCCATCTCCATGCCAAATTTG aaatggagTGACGAATTAGCCAACAACGCTTGGGAATGGGCTCAAAACCTCCAATACAAACACG AACCGGATCCCATTAAATACGGACAGAATCTCCATATGAGTTTCAGTCCGCACTCGAAAAACATGTCGGACTGGGCCAACATAATCAATGGCAAGGACGGCTGGTTTGACGAGGTCGATAACATGGACTGTGCCAACGTTATAAAATTCAG GAGCTGTCAAACTACCAGCGGTAAAGTTATTGGCCATTACACGCAAATGGTCTGGGCTGAAACTACTCACGTCGGCTGCGCAGCTATTGGATACTACGACGATTACAACGGATATCCTTTCACGCCCGGACAGCCTTACAAACAGTTTTACATCTGCAATTACAGTCCTCGTGGAAATGCTCCGAATAAATCAGTCTACAAAGTGGATTACTCATCGTCCGCTTATTCCGATTGCCCAAATCAACCCGAATAA